The Equus asinus isolate D_3611 breed Donkey chromosome 25, EquAss-T2T_v2, whole genome shotgun sequence genomic sequence ACGACAACAGGAGGGACAGCAGCCCGTTCACTCACACCAGGCCTTGGGCATCCAGCCCTCTTGTCTCCTGCCCACCTCTTCCTCAGTCTCAGCAACATCCACCAGTACCCCCAGCTACCTTCTGTGTTTCCAGGCATCATCTGCTCTCATCAATTCCCATAATCCTTTTTGCTACCCATCCCAATAACAAGAGGAGACAACTAAAGACCAACTTGAAATTTAACCATATTTTGACATTCCCAGATTATCTGAAAAGTCGTCCATGTCCTTTTACAGGTTTATGTTGACAGACCCGTATCACTATGTACGTTCATTGTTAAGGCTTGACTTAAGAAAATGATAAGAGAACCAGACACAACGGAAAGACATCTTCAACGTTGTCATGCCTCTCAGggaacttgcccacagtcacacttTGGTTTGGCTCCCCAAACCcatgatggaaaagaaaaaaatgaagatcatttttgtgtttttgtttttaaaggcatTGGGTtacttcctcctgccctcttctttcttccctgagCAGGAGGTTACAACTCCTCATGGCTTCTTAATAGGTGAAGTAGGTGAAAAGTCCAAGAAATTCACAGCAGGGCTTCCTGTCTCAACCACGCAGTGGAGGCTCCGGGCCTGGGCCTTCCCAGCCCCACTCTAACTGGCAGTATGTTTCACGTTtcctgaaaacattttttcaaaaaggaaaagaaaaaatgccaaacaacaacaacaaaggaaaaaagaaaaagagcaacatCTGAACATCCCTCTGCCCCAGTAAGACCAAGATTATCTTATTCCTCCCCTGAAATAATTAGAAACATTTCAGGCAAAATACTTAATAGAAATGGTCTCTCATTGCTCAACCTCCCAACCACGCCTTTTTCCCTTTTATGTTATCTCTGAGAGCAAAATAAATTCATCAATGGCTTTCCatatataaatacaatagaaaggaaagaagtctGGAACCTGAACTATCACGGGACCAACGGCAGGTTGGCCCTTTAGGGGTTTGTCAGAAAGTGTGAGCCTCAACAGGAAACAGAggctctttctcctttcagttcaaTACCCTTCCCATGTCctactcaccaggaaaaaaaagtgtgttCACATCCCACCTAATTTACAACAGAAGATACCCCATCCCATccccaaaacataaaaatacaagtCTATGCCCCTAGAATGATCAAACCAGTCTaattccctcccccctccccccgacCCTGAAATCTTGCTACATAAATACATGTATTTGATTATAGTATAAACAGCTCCCAATCCACTTCCAGTTCTAAGCATCAGCAGCTGCCGTTGCCAAGCCCCGGGGTCCTGACCCATTCCAGAGGAACTTGCCATTCTTACTCAGCTCTCGGGCTTCAGGGTCATCATTCCAGCGCCGCTTCAACCGAAGCTTGGGGGGCATCAGGgcatcttctttcttctcagggGCACTGGGCTCTTTGCCAGGCCTGTCCTCACTGTCTTCAGTCATCTCGAGGGATTCTTCACTTGGGGTGCTGGGTACAGAGGGCCAAGAGGACCGTGCAGCTGGGCGGGCAAAGATGgggcttttttcctcttctatggTCCTGCTTGGCACAGTGCCCTCTTCTTGAGGGCGTTGCTGCTTCTCTCGTGCCGACTGCCTGAGACTCTCAGGATCCTTTTCAGAGGCTGGCTCCACCTTAATTCTTGGGGGGACAGGAGCCATGGTGGGAGCAGTGACAGGTGCCGACTCCTCGCTGCTCTCTACCCTCTCCCGGTTCTTCCGCCCAACTGGCGGGGGCTGCAGCTTGATAGAAAACTGGGTTGACTCCTCAGGATGCATTTGGCACTGCAGTGGCGGAACCATGAGCCCTGGGTAACGGGGAAATGTCCGGGGACTCAGATGGTAGTTGAACACAGAACACGCTTGAGAATGCAGGTAGTGTTTCATTTCCTCAGGGTTGAAGGAAAAACAACTGCTGCTGGTGAAGGGGCTCAGGCCTGGTGACGGGCTATAGGAGAAGATGGTGGGCGTCAGGGAGAGGGCTGGTGAAATGGGAACATTAAGGACACCTCCACGGCTAGGGATTGGAGAGACAGCGAAGGGACTGTGCGGGTCAGGATACATCCCTGGCCTAGTGAACAGAGGAAGCATTATGTCAGGCTTGCGTTTCTGATGGCCAATCCCCCCTCCAACAACAGCATTCCGGGAGGACATGAGATCCACGCCCCGGCGCCAGTCAGCGGCTGAGCCATCCTCCAGCTCCGAAAGCTCCACCTTTCTATCAGGGCCATTACTCGACTCCTGGCCAGAAGTGGTTAGCGAGCTAGCAGAGAACCGCCCTGGCTGCACATCACTAGTTGGAGAATGGGTGTCCAGAGGTGGGAAATGGAACCGGGAAGAAGCTGTTGGCACTGGTGGCGCGCTCTGGGGAACCACACCTGTGATGGTGGAAAAGACAAAAGGCCACTTTAGAGGTCTGGCCAGTCGTGATGAGCACGTTTGCTTATGCTAAATAAGTACAAGATGTTTAGGAGCCACAGGAAACATCACGAGCTGGACTGAATTCCTCAGCTCCCTGTCTTCCTCGGGCTGCTGCTCAGCTTCCTCTACTCCATTCAGTTGCCATCTTTCTCTAGCTTCTTACTCTGTCTTCACAGCACTTGGTACTATCTGAAacatcatttacttatttatctgtATTCTCAAACATAAACTCCTGTTGGTCACAACTAGACTTCCAGCAGTTCAGGGTTCAACAATTAGTAGGTGCTCAGCAacttagatgaatgaatgaatgaatgaatgggtacaAGAGCCTTTTCTTTTGCAACTCTGAATACTGTGAATATATCACCTGTTTTAATTCTCAGGCTTGCAACTAGTCTTTTCGTATTTCCATAATTTTGGCCATATCTATAAAGAAAGCAAACTAACCacagcaaaaaccaaacaaaactggaaatgacACGTATGTAAAACAATGCATTAAAAGCTCAAAGACTCTGCACCTCGCAAATATGGACATGAACAAGACcatattttaagaacaaaaaccgataaaaaaaaaaaaggtcatatGTTCATTAAGCTAagtttttatgattttgtttgtttgttttggtgaggaagactggccctgagctaacatcggttgccaatcttcctctaatttgtatgtgggacactgccacagcacggcctgatgagtggtgtaaaggtccatgcctggggtctgaacatgtgaaccatgggccaccgaagtgaagcatgctaacttaaccactaggccactggatcAGCCCCttatgatgtatttttttataatCTCTGATATATATACCATCACTACTTTACAGAGATTcaaatgttctttaatttctccaaatCTATATTTCTCTAACAAATTTTACATGATGATCTCCATTCCCATCCTGCTTTCAATGCTTTTCAAGGCTGGGAGAAAATCCAGGACGTACCACTCCCTCTCCCAAGGTTGCCTGCTAAAATTTGAAGCTCTAAGCAGAAACTAACACCATACTGAACATGCC encodes the following:
- the LOC106828442 gene encoding ETS translocation variant 3 — its product is MKAGCSIVEKPEGGGGYQFPDWAYKTESSPGSRQIQLWHFILELLQKEEFRHVIAWQQGEYGEFVIKDPDEVARLWGRRKCKPQMNYDKLSRALRYYYNKRILHKTKGKRFTYKFNFNKLVMPNYPFINIRSSGVVPQSAPPVPTASSRFHFPPLDTHSPTSDVQPGRFSASSLTTSGQESSNGPDRKVELSELEDGSAADWRRGVDLMSSRNAVVGGGIGHQKRKPDIMLPLFTRPGMYPDPHSPFAVSPIPSRGGVLNVPISPALSLTPTIFSYSPSPGLSPFTSSSCFSFNPEEMKHYLHSQACSVFNYHLSPRTFPRYPGLMVPPLQCQMHPEESTQFSIKLQPPPVGRKNRERVESSEESAPVTAPTMAPVPPRIKVEPASEKDPESLRQSAREKQQRPQEEGTVPSRTIEEEKSPIFARPAARSSWPSVPSTPSEESLEMTEDSEDRPGKEPSAPEKKEDALMPPKLRLKRRWNDDPEARELSKNGKFLWNGSGPRGLATAAADA